The following are encoded in a window of Methanobrevibacter sp. genomic DNA:
- the hdrC gene encoding ferredoxin:CoB-CoM heterodisulfide reductase subunit HdrC, with protein MSNQQKITDSPIDFAVEIINDVKNSKEEGVLKCVQCGMCTSTCPAARHSDYNPREIIERVLDGDEELLKDDNIWNCFYCYTCHSVCPVGNSVCEVNQILKQIAIENRIGYEKLYEYLGFADSYFTAAIGAIPEIFFTDIDRDVPGWWDFRQHLDEIRDELELDPPLMPSEEVIDEVSTILTITGFKDKIDKIRSSQEDEQ; from the coding sequence ATGTCAAATCAGCAAAAGATTACTGACTCACCAATTGATTTTGCAGTTGAGATAATCAATGACGTAAAAAACTCTAAGGAAGAAGGGGTTTTAAAGTGTGTGCAATGCGGAATGTGCACATCAACATGTCCGGCTGCAAGACATTCAGACTATAATCCCCGTGAAATAATCGAACGTGTACTTGACGGTGACGAGGAACTGCTAAAGGACGACAATATATGGAACTGTTTCTATTGTTATACCTGCCACAGCGTATGTCCTGTCGGAAACAGCGTCTGCGAGGTCAATCAGATTTTAAAACAGATTGCCATAGAAAACAGAATAGGCTATGAAAAGCTTTATGAATATCTGGGATTTGCAGACTCCTATTTCACCGCAGCTATCGGAGCAATTCCTGAAATATTTTTCACAGACATTGACCGTGACGTGCCTGGCTGGTGGGATTTCAGACAGCACCTGGATGAAATAAGAGACGAACTGGAACTTGACCCGCCATTAATGCCATCAGAAGAGGTAATTGATGAGGTAAGTACAATACTTACAATAACAGGTTTTAAAGATAAAATAGATAAAATAAGATCTTCACAGGAGGATGAACAATGA
- the hdrB gene encoding ferredoxin:CoB-CoM heterodisulfide reductase subunit HdrB, which produces MKQVPDKDILLFRSCLVSVEYPGVEASTKFVFDKLGIDYAISEKQTCCTGLGHYSDVFNQIDTSAIGARNFRIAKDMGRPNLVMMCATCYAINKKSVKLLNKKDDLRNHINKLFEDNGLSHLKYEKDDLKPTENIFHVVDIIYNKKDEIKKHIKYDLSDYTIATHHGCHYCKVHYEDTIGGVRDPNIMDEIIEECGCKTIGWYDHKRATCGTGFRQRYSNPDLSFTATADKMNAIADEDVDILVHLCPNCHIQFDRYQHLISEREGRNFKAIHLNIAQFIALAMGGDFDKVIGVKAHTVPIDSVIKELKEIEK; this is translated from the coding sequence ATGAAACAGGTTCCCGACAAGGACATATTGCTTTTTAGAAGCTGTCTTGTAAGTGTGGAATATCCGGGAGTCGAGGCTTCAACAAAATTTGTTTTCGATAAACTGGGAATTGACTATGCAATTTCAGAAAAACAAACCTGCTGCACTGGCTTGGGACATTATTCAGATGTCTTCAACCAGATTGATACTTCCGCCATAGGTGCAAGAAATTTCAGGATTGCAAAGGATATGGGAAGACCAAATCTTGTGATGATGTGTGCGACATGTTATGCAATCAATAAAAAATCAGTCAAACTGCTCAATAAAAAGGACGATTTGAGAAATCACATTAACAAGTTATTTGAGGATAACGGATTGTCACACCTGAAATATGAGAAGGATGACCTTAAACCAACTGAAAACATATTCCACGTGGTTGACATTATCTATAATAAAAAAGATGAGATTAAAAAACATATAAAATATGATTTAAGTGACTATACAATAGCAACCCATCACGGCTGCCATTACTGTAAGGTCCATTATGAAGATACTATCGGAGGAGTAAGGGACCCGAATATAATGGATGAGATAATTGAAGAATGCGGATGCAAAACAATTGGATGGTATGACCACAAGAGAGCTACCTGCGGAACAGGATTCAGGCAGAGATATTCAAATCCTGACTTGTCTTTTACCGCAACAGCAGATAAAATGAATGCAATAGCAGATGAAGACGTTGATATTTTAGTTCATTTATGTCCGAATTGCCATATTCAATTTGACAGATATCAGCATCTGATAAGCGAGAGAGAAGGCAGAAACTTTAAAGCTATTCATTTGAACATAGCACAGTTTATTGCACTGGCGATGGGCGGTGATTTTGATAAGGTTATTGGTGTCAAGGCACATACGGTACCTATAGACTCAGTCATTAAAGAGTTGAAGGAGATTGAAAAATGA
- the hdrA gene encoding ferredoxin:CoB-CoM heterodisulfide reductase subunit HdrA, protein MRDDLKVGVFLCECGGNISDVINLDEVRASLDVEFIGQFENLCSLNGRKIIRDAIFDYDLDRVVVAACSPISHEKTFQDYVKPLNPYLMDMANVREQCSWVHSDKKKATQKAITLINASIEKVKQSDAVDPIYCQTPDEVAVIGGGIAGMNAALSLAKQGTKVTLIEQSPSIGGHMAKIGKVFSPVKIAEECGMCLLNPILNELVWNENIEVMTNTKVIESERRAGTYNLILEKSPRYVDTTKCIACGKCAEECEVEVPNDWNDNLSLRKAIYRPFGQSYPEAYVIDMDNCTKCSNCVKACSMRAIKLRGKPERIPLQVGSIIVATGHKLFDMEKRPEYGYTRYDDVITQSELGRITGVNGPTKGKLLKSNGEVPKRVVMIQCVGSRDEKPDGHKYCSKICCTVALKNANIIKHKYPDTDVLICYTDVRTPGMFEKYYKHTQENEVRFLRGRPGEVVKKGDNFIVRTEDTLKGEFVEIEADMVVLSTAMEPSLGTREIAETLNIGTTEDGFIKESHPKIKPVATDVQGIFVCGTAQDPKDITDSIMQATAAASKVSEYNYGGVEIEPFIAEIDTEKCNLCGECIKRCKYKSMSIQNDEVYIDPMSCTGCGKCLVGCSQRAIKVNGNIDEKIMATIKGVLSKKQKDERMILVFLDNIGYTAADNIGVNRLSYPESIHIIKVISVNRVRPNHIRYALDNGADGIFIGEFPGDLMYDDVERKIKGVKNRIEELGEDPERIEFSKVYIPYFSGLARKLTDFDKRIAELDEAEL, encoded by the coding sequence ATGAGGGATGATTTAAAAGTTGGCGTGTTTTTATGTGAATGCGGAGGAAATATTTCGGACGTAATAAATTTGGATGAAGTAAGAGCCTCCCTTGATGTTGAATTTATAGGGCAATTCGAAAATTTATGTTCACTGAACGGACGTAAAATTATTCGTGATGCCATATTTGACTATGATTTGGACAGGGTTGTTGTTGCAGCATGTTCACCGATAAGTCACGAAAAAACATTCCAGGATTATGTAAAGCCTCTCAATCCTTATCTTATGGACATGGCCAATGTCCGGGAACAATGTTCATGGGTGCATTCCGATAAAAAGAAAGCAACTCAAAAAGCCATAACTTTAATCAACGCTTCCATTGAGAAGGTAAAGCAGTCCGATGCTGTCGACCCGATTTACTGCCAGACACCTGATGAAGTTGCAGTAATCGGAGGGGGAATAGCCGGAATGAATGCGGCACTGTCTCTTGCAAAACAGGGAACCAAAGTCACTCTGATAGAGCAATCACCTTCAATCGGAGGGCATATGGCCAAAATAGGTAAAGTGTTTTCTCCTGTCAAAATCGCTGAAGAATGTGGAATGTGTCTTTTAAACCCTATTTTAAACGAGCTTGTCTGGAATGAAAACATTGAAGTGATGACAAACACCAAGGTCATCGAATCTGAAAGAAGGGCAGGAACCTACAATTTGATTTTGGAAAAATCTCCCCGCTATGTTGACACTACAAAATGCATTGCATGCGGAAAATGCGCCGAAGAATGTGAAGTGGAAGTTCCAAATGACTGGAATGACAATTTGTCTTTAAGAAAAGCTATTTACAGGCCATTCGGCCAGTCATATCCTGAAGCCTATGTCATTGACATGGACAACTGTACCAAATGCAGCAACTGTGTCAAGGCATGCAGCATGAGGGCAATTAAACTCAGGGGAAAACCTGAAAGGATTCCTCTGCAGGTAGGTTCAATCATTGTAGCAACAGGCCACAAGCTCTTTGACATGGAAAAACGTCCTGAATACGGATATACAAGATACGATGATGTTATTACCCAATCTGAACTTGGACGCATAACTGGCGTAAACGGTCCGACCAAAGGAAAACTCTTAAAGTCCAATGGTGAAGTTCCAAAACGTGTCGTGATGATACAGTGTGTGGGTTCACGTGATGAAAAGCCTGACGGACATAAATACTGCTCCAAGATATGCTGTACAGTGGCTCTAAAAAATGCAAATATCATCAAGCACAAATATCCCGACACTGACGTTCTGATTTGTTATACCGATGTGAGAACACCGGGAATGTTTGAAAAATACTATAAGCATACTCAGGAAAATGAAGTGAGATTCCTGCGCGGAAGACCAGGTGAAGTCGTTAAAAAAGGAGATAACTTCATAGTCAGAACAGAAGATACTCTTAAAGGAGAATTTGTTGAAATCGAAGCGGATATGGTTGTGCTTTCAACAGCTATGGAACCTTCACTGGGTACCCGTGAGATAGCTGAAACATTAAATATCGGAACAACAGAGGACGGTTTCATTAAGGAATCCCATCCAAAAATCAAACCGGTAGCTACTGATGTTCAGGGAATATTCGTCTGCGGAACAGCACAGGATCCAAAAGACATTACTGATTCAATCATGCAGGCCACAGCCGCTGCATCAAAGGTTTCAGAATACAATTATGGAGGAGTTGAAATAGAACCTTTCATTGCTGAAATCGACACTGAAAAATGTAATTTATGCGGTGAATGTATTAAACGCTGCAAATACAAGTCAATGAGCATTCAAAATGATGAAGTCTACATTGACCCTATGAGCTGCACAGGTTGTGGAAAATGTCTGGTAGGATGTTCACAAAGGGCCATTAAGGTAAACGGTAACATTGACGAAAAAATCATGGCGACAATTAAAGGGGTATTGTCCAAAAAACAGAAAGATGAGCGTATGATTTTGGTATTCCTGGACAATATCGGTTATACTGCCGCCGACAATATTGGTGTAAACAGACTTTCCTATCCGGAATCCATCCATATTATTAAGGTAATCTCTGTAAATCGTGTAAGGCCAAATCATATCAGGTATGCTCTTGATAACGGTGCTGACGGCATATTCATCGGCGAGTTTCCTGGTGATTTGATGTATGATGATGTCGAGCGCAAAATCAAAGGTGTTAAAAACAGAATTGAAGAGTTAGGTGAAGACCCTGAAAGAATAGAATTTTCCAAAGTATATATTCCATATTTCTCAGGCCTTGCCCGTAAACTAACAGACTTTGATAAAAGGATTGCCGAGCTGGATGAAGCAGAATTATAA
- a CDS encoding helix-turn-helix domain-containing protein, which translates to MNEKQFFYYLGYVKVSTCKIKILKSLEKGIKMPTEIAKDTNLGETQVSNTLSNLKKNNLVVCLNEELSKGRLYQITDNGKEIVDYLNKENK; encoded by the coding sequence ATGAACGAAAAACAATTTTTTTATTACCTTGGATATGTGAAGGTATCCACATGTAAAATAAAAATATTGAAAAGTTTGGAAAAAGGAATAAAAATGCCCACAGAAATTGCAAAAGATACTAATTTAGGAGAGACACAAGTATCAAATACATTATCTAATTTGAAAAAGAACAATTTAGTCGTGTGTCTAAATGAAGAACTCTCTAAAGGGAGACTATATCAAATTACAGATAATGGCAAAGAAATTGTGGATTATTTAAACAAAGAAAATAAATAA
- the comE gene encoding sulfopyruvate decarboxylase subunit beta → MARFEAIYEIMEYIDDEIVVCNIGFPSRELYEINDRDKNFYMIGSMGLASSIGFGLALSKPDENVVVIDGDGSLLMNMGSMVTIFANNPKNLTWIVIDNGAYGSTGNQDTYAQKIDLCKIAESVGFKNSYNFEDINLKDIIKSDDASFIVFKTEAGNSSAPIIDLTPVEIKERFMNAIK, encoded by the coding sequence ATGGCAAGATTTGAAGCAATCTATGAAATTATGGAATACATTGATGACGAAATTGTTGTATGCAACATAGGATTTCCATCAAGAGAGTTATATGAAATCAACGACCGTGACAAAAACTTCTATATGATCGGGTCAATGGGTCTTGCCTCATCAATAGGATTCGGTCTTGCATTGTCAAAACCGGATGAAAATGTTGTCGTTATTGATGGAGACGGGTCTCTTTTAATGAATATGGGTTCAATGGTAACCATTTTTGCAAACAATCCAAAAAACCTTACATGGATTGTTATTGACAATGGTGCCTACGGTTCAACAGGCAATCAGGATACTTACGCTCAAAAGATTGATTTATGCAAAATAGCTGAAAGCGTTGGCTTTAAAAACAGCTACAATTTTGAAGACATCAATCTAAAGGACATTATTAAAAGTGATGATGCAAGCTTTATTGTTTTTAAAACTGAAGCAGGCAATTCATCTGCACCGATTATTGATTTGACACCTGTTGAAATCAAAGAAAGATTTATGAACGCCATTAAATAG
- the comD gene encoding sulfopyruvate decarboxylase subunit alpha, which yields MDSSEAIYNGLKDAGIDFIVSVPCVNLSKLLNMIDEDEEITHIPVTREEEGIGICAGAFLGGKRTAILMQNSGLGNSINALKSLTELYEFPLLMIMSHRGTEGENICGQVPMGESTPLILEAMNFKFFKPATPDAAYVDVRNSWDLSVEEGKPVSILLEIKYW from the coding sequence ATGGATAGTAGTGAAGCTATTTATAACGGACTTAAAGATGCGGGAATCGACTTTATCGTTAGTGTTCCATGCGTAAACCTATCAAAATTATTAAATATGATTGATGAGGATGAAGAAATCACACACATCCCGGTTACACGTGAAGAGGAAGGTATCGGAATATGTGCCGGGGCTTTTCTTGGAGGTAAAAGAACAGCCATATTAATGCAGAATTCCGGTCTTGGAAACTCAATCAATGCACTGAAATCATTGACAGAACTGTATGAGTTTCCTTTGCTTATGATAATGAGCCATAGGGGAACAGAAGGGGAAAACATCTGCGGACAGGTTCCGATGGGAGAGTCAACACCATTGATTCTTGAGGCCATGAATTTTAAATTCTTTAAACCTGCAACACCTGATGCGGCATATGTGGACGTGAGAAATTCCTGGGATTTATCCGTTGAAGAAGGAAAACCAGTAAGCATACTTTTGGAAATTAAATATTGGTGA